The Manihot esculenta cultivar AM560-2 chromosome 1, M.esculenta_v8, whole genome shotgun sequence genome has a window encoding:
- the LOC110628286 gene encoding leucoanthocyanidin dioxygenase yields MAARVESLSSSGILSIPKEYIRPQEELTSIGNVFAEEKKVEGPQVPTIDLKEVDCEDEVVREKCREKLVSAAKEWGVMHLVNHGISDDLINRVKKAGKDFFDLPVEEKEKYANDQAEGKIQGYGSKLANNASGQLEWEDYFFHLIFPEEKRDLSIWPKTPTEYTEATSEYARQLRGLATKMLSVLSIGLGLEEGRLEKEVGGLEELLLQMKINYYPKCPQPELALGVEAHTDISALTFILHNMVPGLQLFYQGKWVTAKCVPNSIIMHIGDTIEILSNGKYKSILHRGLVNKEKVRISWAVFCEPPKEKIILKPLSELVTETEPAQYPPRTFAQHIEHKLFRKNQEALLSK; encoded by the exons ATGGCTGCCAGAGTTGAAAGCTTGTCGAGCAGTGGGATTCTGTCAATCCCAAAGGAGTACATTCGCCCACAAGAAGAGTTGACAAGCATCGGCAATGTTTTCGCAGAAGAGAAGAAAGTGGAAGGGCCTCAAGTTCCCACCATTGATTTAAAGGAAGTGGACTGTGAGGACGAAGTTGTTCGCGAGAAATGCAGGGAAAAGCTTGTAAGTGCGGCTAAAGAATGGGGTGTTATGCACTTGGTTAACCATGGGATTTCTGATGATCTCATTAATCGTGTGAAGAAAGCTGGGAAAGATTTCTTTGATCTTCCTGTTGAGGAAAAGGAGAAGTATGCCAATGATCAGGCTGAAGGGAAGATTCAAGGCTATGGAAGCAAACTGGCTAATAATGCTTCTGGGCAGCTCGAGTGGGAGGATTATTTCTTTCATCTTATTTTTCCTGAGGAGAAGCGTGATCTGTCTATTTGGCCTAAGACACCCACCGAGTACAC GGAGGCGACCAGTGAGTATGCAAGGCAACTGAGAGGCCTAGCCACCAAAATGTTATCAGTACTATCAATCGGGTTGGGGCTAGAAGAAGGGAGACTAGAAAAAGAAGTTGGCGGACTTGAAGAGCTGCTGCTCCAAATGAAGATTAACTACTACCCCAAGTGCCCTCAACCAGAACTTGCCCTTGGAGTTGAAGCTCACACTGACATTAGTGCCCTCACTTTCATCCTCCACAACATGGTTCCAGGTCTCCAACTCTTCTATCAAGGCAAATGGGTGACAGCCAAATGCGTCCCAAATTCCATAATCATGCACATTGGTGACACCATTGAGATCTTGAGCAATGGCAAATACAAGAGTATTCTTCACAGGGGACTTGTTAACAAGGAGAAGGTGAGGATTTCTTGGGCAGTTTTCTGTGAGCCACCAAAGGAGAAAATCATCCTTAAGCCATTGTCTGAGCTTGTCACAGAAACAGAGCCAGCACAGTACCCTCCTCGCACATTTGCTCAGCATATTGAACACAAGCTGTTCAGGAAGAACCAGGAGGCTCTTCTCTCCAAATGA